One Vicinamibacterales bacterium genomic region harbors:
- a CDS encoding polysaccharide deacetylase family protein, translating into MLKATLARSPFWELSAAVRAAGCAVLTYHRVGTNPHGFKHVPEDTFRRQMLWLSRHCRPVAPHDFREACVDGNRRRPPVLITFDDGYRDYRRVAYPILRELRIPAINFVATQFVEDGEARFWWDQVDLAVWASTRPAIELFWRDGERVTLDHAGRERVRMDVRRYVWSRPDSEKPATLARLLDALDVRPAAIAIERQVMTWEEIRDVGELTTIGGHTHTHPLMSRVDGDRLREEVAACRERIARHIGAPATFAYPAGATSDAAKRAVRDGGFDLAFCTAPGLNDRRTDWLAVRRFNAPRDVDRLAYLLSGLAYH; encoded by the coding sequence GTGCTCAAGGCGACGCTCGCCCGATCTCCGTTCTGGGAACTGAGCGCCGCCGTCAGAGCAGCGGGCTGTGCCGTGCTGACGTATCACCGGGTCGGCACCAACCCGCACGGTTTCAAGCACGTCCCGGAAGACACATTCCGCCGCCAGATGCTCTGGCTCAGCCGTCATTGCCGGCCGGTCGCTCCTCACGACTTCCGCGAGGCGTGCGTGGATGGAAATCGCCGCCGCCCTCCGGTCTTGATCACGTTCGACGACGGCTACCGGGACTACCGCAGGGTCGCGTACCCGATCCTGCGGGAGCTGCGCATTCCCGCCATCAACTTCGTCGCCACGCAGTTCGTCGAGGATGGCGAGGCGCGGTTCTGGTGGGACCAGGTGGACCTCGCGGTGTGGGCGTCGACGCGCCCCGCCATCGAGCTGTTCTGGCGCGACGGGGAGCGGGTGACGCTGGACCACGCCGGCCGCGAACGGGTCCGCATGGACGTCCGCCGCTATGTCTGGAGCCGCCCCGACAGCGAAAAGCCGGCGACACTGGCGAGGCTGCTCGACGCGCTCGACGTGCGCCCGGCCGCCATCGCCATCGAGCGCCAGGTGATGACCTGGGAAGAGATCCGCGACGTCGGCGAGCTGACCACGATCGGCGGCCACACGCACACCCACCCGCTGATGTCCCGGGTGGACGGCGACCGGCTGCGGGAGGAAGTCGCCGCGTGCCGGGAGCGGATCGCACGGCACATCGGCGCGCCGGCGACGTTCGCCTACCCGGCAGGGGCGACGTCGGATGCCGCCAAGCGAGCCGTGCGCGACGGCGGCTTCGACCTGGCCTTCTGCACTGCGCCCGGCCTCAACGATCGCCGCACCGACTGGCTCGCGGTGCGGCGGTTCAACGCGCCGCGGGACGTCGATCGTCTCGCGTACCTTCTCTCGGGCCTCGCCTATCATTGA